CTTATAGTGAGATGAATATGTTACAAATATTTGGAGAGAATGTAGTTAatgttgttaggacatatgtgaatcatgttagaaacatatgtcaatatagaattggctaatccttttacaaaatgcactttacttgtaattgggtagatctcggatgtgtttaatacttcaaggaacaagatttcaagttcaagtgttaaagtcatgcaagtttgttcaagaatcaagtgaaaaagtgctggattttaaaactcaacagctagtatctatcgaggtttaaaaggctgTTTAAGCTCGATGCTTGACAATtgctcgatagatagggtatctatcgagatttaagaaaatcagatttttaATTCTGATTCATCCAATCCGTGTATAGATGtttgatctttcttttctcataaccctaaacatatataaggattgttttaagggccgtcacagctgatgcacctcaatgcaaaagtttttcacaagcatattgtgaactggagacatatgccctaattcatctttctattcaagaagctgttgtgtttgtacatcgcagggttttgtaaccaaggagtttcatgatcttcatcatatgatgaattgaagaactttgcagccaacatccttctcaagttgatGTGTAAgccacgtactgggatccacgcatcaaattggttagtcacatactggaagtcgtgcattgaaaggagagattgtcactacagaacaagtccaattgggtattggggtaagggtttaattgtaggttggtataaggtattaggattcctttacttgtaaccgcttgttgtgataataatgaattctcaggagtggtgaccttaaaatcacctcgTGGGGTTTTTATCGTGTAAGTTTTCTCAATTCGTAAACAAaccaccgtgtcaatttatttttcgctgcattttaacttagttggtgatttgtttgtactgccacgcttattgcatgctaatttaattaattaattaacttgactaattaattggttaattcatcacaataggtcaatacatttttggcctgtCAAATGTAAGTGCCTTTAACCTTAAGATAGTGAGATATTTCACATTTTGCACACCAAAATGATCTTAATTGTGATGTGACCTTCCTTTCATAAAGCACGCATGAAATATAATACCAACCCTTCGTTGTATCAATGTTGCTTGTTGTAATACCGTAGCAGTTTACATCTTGCAAACTTTGAAGTTAATATGAATTTTCTTAATGTAAATAGTatgatgtattattatttttttcatgtaaatgatgagtataatttgaaatgattaatAGACCTATTTTGTAGGATCTCATTCGATGCATTTGATCTCTTCTATGGtctttatattctttaaagataaatcttcctatgaaaattgttttgcatgtaTTTTTTATCTTTCCTGTATAGGATCGTTTTTTTTACCATTCCTAtcattgacttttttttaaagaaaatattatgtaAATGGTATTTTGTGAgatagtatatgctatttatcagaattttttttgttattaataattttaagaatatgCATTTGTCAATTATTTCATCAACCTCAGGAATctcaagatttatatatatttttgttgtacTGGTCAATGACAAAGAGAATTTGCCTACATAAATTGCATAGAACATTATTAGTAAACAAAAAtgtattgaattgaaatttagaaaaaataaagacatgCTTTCATGAGCTTGAGATTTCTAGAAGTATCATTTGCACGTGGGAGAGGTGAAAGAGAGTTTGTAAGTGGGAAAGATTTTTGGCTTTGATCTACCTGGGTCATAATATGTAAAGTAATAACCGGGCTTAAGTTTTTCATAAGGTTTGGTTGGTTTCTAAAAAGTAGCACATTTTGTAGAAAATAACATTTGGTATAATTGTTAAAAGTGGCCCATATTTTATATAACAGTAAAAAGAAGTTACAATGATCTATTGGTTAATAGTAAATAGACTTAATAAAAAGAGGTTAAAAAGGCTAAATGAAATATTAGAGCATCACATGGCAGAAGCTCATGCACTCCCGGATGAGGTTTGCActtttatgtgtatatatatatatatatatatatatatatatattgattatcaTCACATGAGTTTGTAAATAATCTGTAGTAGCTTTTGTATATTTCAATATAAGTTGGAGGAAAATGCAAAAACTATTACAAATTTTGCGACATAAACTTTACAATGAATCAATGATATGGCAATGAATATAATTGTTAGGATACCAACAATATATAAATGAAtgtcttaattattattattattttgattggtGATATATCAATTTATAATAGTTATAAAGTAAAAATTGTAATATCCTCACCGTTACCATAATTTGAATCTATCTATATATCCACCGACAcatcaagagttttgtaagtCGTTACActatcaacaacaaataatttttttcccttaggcacaatttttttttttttttttttttggagaatcctTAGGCACAAGttaagtgaaaatttttgtcCAACCAGTTTTTCAAATGTCCTTAATTTGGCTTGACCAATCTCTAGTTCTCTCAACCAAAATTCCTAGATTTGCACAATGAACAACTTTCTTTTGACTTCAACCTCACTTACACCAAATAATCACAAATTAAAGCGTATACAAGATGAAGTATTTGGTAAATGATAATCTACAACTAGTATGTGGTGTGTTAattaatctctttctttcctACATAAATGGTATATTATGGCAATTATTAGCAAAGCTTTCGTTCACTACAACTTTCTTACACTACTTTCGTGGTTGGTGTGTGGGTCAAGGGCTAAAGTTTCCCTGTGGCGTACGTTAAGGCTTACCACGTTCTCTTTTCCTCTCGTTCAAAATCAATATTCCTGAAATGGAAAATATCAACTTCAgggttttcttttccttgttcAAAACATTCTTgaaatggaaaatatatataacttcaCGAAAAATCAACTTTTAATTTCAAGCTTTGAAAAACAATATGCTTTTGAGAAAGATTAATTTACTTCCGTGTTTCTAAAGTGTTCTTTGAGGACTTGACCACACACTTTCTATATCTAACAATGCTTTTCCCCCCACTATTTAGATTTCACATATTATTCTTCGGCTTCAGTTTGCCCACTTAAATTTCTTATAAATACCCAACTCTTTCAGCCAAACACAATGAATTAATGTTTACATTCcctaccatttttattttatatccaTGTCCAAGTCCAACCCCACTCAATCccagttaaaaaataataatataagaagaagaactGGTTGTGAGAATCAGTAAGTGGGTTTGCTTGTGACAAGCGTTTGGCCAAGGGGGTCTCTAATATTAGTTCATGTACTCCAAAGGAAGAAGGAAAGGGTCTTGAATGTTGGTTGTTACATGAGGTATTCCACTCAAAAGTTTTAatggtgagtttttttttttaagctcatTAAAGCAATTAGTCTTACCATTTCCTTTATGGAGAATTTGGCCTTCAATCTTCatccaaaaattttgagaagcTCTTTATCTAGAATTCTCTATGAACATATATCAAATTGGTAACTGCATAAtcactttgttgttgttgttgttgttgttgttgttgttttttttttttttttttttttttttttttttttttttttttttttttttttttttaaatttaaccaGAAGCACTTCATTATTAATATGGTAGAAAACCCcttcaaacataaataattccACTACTGACCCCTCAATCAATTTGTATAATTATCTAgtcaaacaaattaaaattctttttgtgtgtgtgtatatatatatatatatatatatatatatgtttgtgggTATTACAAAGTGCTTTAATTAAACCCcttcaaacataaataattccACTACTGACCCCACAATCAATTTGTATAATTATCTAGTCAAACAAATTAGaattctttttgtgtgtgtatatatatttatatatatatgtttgtgggTATTACAAAGTgctttaatttcatttcattttttttttttttggtaaaataatttaatttctcATGAATATTGTTTACTGATCAATATGTTAATCTTTGTTAGGAAATCTCTCTGCTAGTCCTTACTTTGGCTGCAACAACTTTAGCTTCGGGTCTTGTGTTGATTATCACAACTGTTGTTTGTATTGTTAGGAAGAATGTATTGAAGAAGAGGAAAGGTAACTATGCTTTACATTTAGATTCTGAAGGATTACTTGTGATTCACTTTTAATCTTAAGCAGTTGTTCAGCTAATCAGCCAAATTTACTcattcaaaaggaaaaagattatGTCTGACTTATTGAGTTAATAAATAGCTTATTCTTCTGGCATTTATTTCAGAGAAAAAGCAATTAGGGGGTCTGTTGTCCAACTTATACAAGTCCATACTAAATTTTCCATATGAAAGTCTAGAATCGGCCACAAATTACTTCCACAATTCCAAAAAGCTGGGAGAAGGGCGTTATGGTTCAGTTTACAAAGTAACTTCAAGATTCAAATTCTACATTATTTGAGggaataaaaattttgtatatgAAATCAACCAGGTACATTTCTTTGTGTTAATCAGGGAATTTTACCAGATGGGAAAGTTGTTGCTGTTAAGAGGCTCTTCTTCAAAAGTAAACAAACTGCAGATGATTTCTTTAATAAAGTCAATTTGATCAGTGGCATCAATCATAAAAATCTAGTAAAGCTGTTGGGATGCAGCATTACAGGTCCTGAAAGCCTTCTTGTTTATGAATATGTGCCAAACCAAAGCCTTCTTGATAACTTTTCTGGTATTGAAATAATCTTGAACTCCTGTTCATATAAGAATATTAACTTTTCTTATTCAGTTCATTTACTTGTGCGCCTTTTGAGTCAGTTAAAATTAATCCTCAGCTGATGAGGTGGGATGTAAGGTATAAGATCATATTGGGTACAGCTGAGGGCTTGGCCTATCTTCATGAGGAATCAAATTTGAGAATTATCCATCAAGATTTGAAATTAAGCAATATTCTACTTGATGGTGATTTTGAGCCAAAGATTGCAGATTTTGGACTTCTTAGATTATTTCCAAGACATGAGGTAGAGGCGAACGGTATGACTATGTGCACAGGGTAAGTGCCTAGACATATTATCTTCCCATTTTGCACCTTTTTCTGTTTTGGCACTACGTAGGAATGTGTAACTTAGCATCACTTTTACTAGGAGCAAATGTCTTGTCAtctacttttaatttttgttatgcaATGATAAATTAATACCATTCACCATAGgggaaaaaatttgcaattctgttactcttttcttcttttttgtcatAGATGACAATTTTCCTTATTGCTATGCAATATTAAACCTATCATCTCTAATTATATTTCCATTTCTAAACGTGCATATTTAGATGTTATATAGCTCCAGAGTATGCTATTGCTGGCAAACCATCTGAGAAGgcagatgtttatagttttggaaTTATTGTCCTTCAAGTTGTATGTGGAAAAGGAAATTGGACTTTCAGAAAGGTAAATCTTTTTACCTGAAGTATCACCAATTCATGTTTTTAGAGAaatactttcttttctcatgAATCAAGACTGAAATctttaacaaaaatttccttttttcttggggggggggggggggggggggtggtgtgggggtggggtggggttcTTTATAAGGTTTGGAATCTTTATGAGAAGGGTAGGCTATGTGAAGCTGCTGATCCAGTCTCAGAGGATTATTTTCGGAATGTGGACCCTTCCCGATTACTTCAAATAGGGCTGCTTTGTGTACAAGTAGCTGCAGAGCTAAGACCATCAATGTCGGTAGTTGTGAAAATGCTAATCAATAAAGATGAAATTCCTCAACCAACGCCTCCACCTTGGGTTAATTATTGAGCATTGGAGGAAGGGCCAATTTGTTTGACACAGCATGACAGAAGAAGTTTGATTGAGCCTAGATGAACATTTTGCTTCAAAGACAACCTTACTATATGTTCTTTCATAGGAACCCCATGTCACCAGGTGTTGCTGTTGCCAACTCCAAACTCATGacttttcagaattttttttctattgtgtTTCCTTCTTGAATTAGTGCAGAGGATGTTTTGCACAAAAGTTTAATTCATCTTGAcattatttagtttttgaagTATGACTGTTTGCTTAAGGTATGTGGAGAAGCAAGGTCGACAAATGATTAAGCAAACTATTGTTACATCAAGATTTTTTGATCTTAGATGATTTAGTTTGAAAATGATATTTGAAAAGCATAATTATATTACAATAAAGGATCATATACTGAACGCATTAATGCAATTGCATTATTGTTAAAAAGATTTCATGATGGTTACATATTCTAAGATTTTATTGACTTGTAAATTTGGTTTAATCATTTCTCATATTTCACTCGTGCAATAGTTTCATTATATCACCTAGATCTAACATCTAAGgttactactattttttttttttttttttttttttctgtccaACCATAACTTCAAGTTTTGGGAATAAGCATTTTGAGAACCCTCTCCTCTAGGGTAGGAGTTTCTCTCTCTCGTTGGGATACGAGACTTTCTCCCTTAGGTCTGACTAAGGGTTTGTCTTTGCTTCAGTTTTAACATTAGTTAGAGAGCTTATTAAGATATGGCTGAAGAAGTAATACACAACCTGGGAAGCTTGAAATTAACTACAGAGGAGGAGGAAGTAATAGCTATTTCAGATGAAGGCAGGCAGGAAGAGATAGAAAGCTGCTCTCAAAGTTTAATCGGTAAGCTTCTCACTTGCAAACCTTTCAATAAGAGAGCAGCCCAAAGTACCCTAAAAAGAGCTTGGGGTTTGGAGAATAAAGTCCAAGTAGTGGAGGTTGGAGCAAAcctttttcaattcaaatttcaGACTGAGTTTGATATGGAGAGGGTTCTAAGAGATGGGCCATGGACTTTTGATAATCAAATCCTATTATTAGTTCGATGGAAAGCTGGAATGACTGCCGGTAATGTTAAGTTTGAATCAGCATCCCTTTGGGTGCAAATTTGGGGAGCACCGTTTGATATGGTCTCCCCAAAAGTAGCAGAGGAAATAGGCAACCGGTTAGGTATTGTGGAGGAAGTGGAGAAGAGATCAAAACAGGACATTCCTggtttttttatgagagttaaGGTGGCCATTCCCTTAGCCAAACCCATTCGGAGAGGAGCGTTTCTAGCTGATTCAGGTGGACAAAGAAGCTAGGTAACTTTTAAATATGAAAGACTCACTCTGTTTTGCTATCATTGTGGGTTGCTCGGCCATGACCTC
This DNA window, taken from Quercus robur chromosome 2, dhQueRobu3.1, whole genome shotgun sequence, encodes the following:
- the LOC126705007 gene encoding uncharacterized protein LOC126705007 — translated: MAEEVIHNLGSLKLTTEEEEVIAISDEGRQEEIESCSQSLIGKLLTCKPFNKRAAQSTLKRAWGLENKVQVVEVGANLFQFKFQTEFDMERVLRDGPWTFDNQILLLVRWKAGMTAGNVKFESASLWVQIWGAPFDMVSPKVAEEIGNRLGIVEEVEKRSKQDIPGFFMRVKVAIPLAKPIRRGAFLADSGGQRS
- the LOC126705001 gene encoding cysteine-rich receptor-like protein kinase 3 — translated: MAEAHALPDEEISLLVLTLAATTLASGLVLIITTVVCIVRKNVLKKRKEKKQLGGLLSNLYKSILNFPYESLESATNYFHNSKKLGEGRYGSVYKGILPDGKVVAVKRLFFKSKQTADDFFNKVNLISGINHKNLVKLLGCSITGPESLLVYEYVPNQSLLDNFSVKINPQLMRWDVRYKIILGTAEGLAYLHEESNLRIIHQDLKLSNILLDGDFEPKIADFGLLRLFPRHEVEANGMTMCTGCYIAPEYAIAGKPSEKADVYSFGIIVLQVVCGKGNWTFRKVNLFT